The following coding sequences lie in one Nitrospira lenta genomic window:
- a CDS encoding sensor histidine kinase, which yields MKQTTPQWVISSGVAALTVALLVVDLHTPLGVANHILYLGPVLLSLLSSQRSYPFIISGIVTVLIIVAGLMSENPHDLPLWVPISNRAFSIWAMWVPVWYFRQRRDHELLLQRMNTELEERVRDRTRQLALVNEALVVEITERMRTEHSLEFSRRELTRLASQLIRVQEDERRRISRDLHDDINQRLALLSIELEGIQRQLPALTPSLTQAIRSISDRVAELSEDVRHLAYHYHPSILDDLGLSIALQRLVEDVGSRNHLETRISCHDMPATLSQDIATGLYRIAQESLNNVVRHAKASRVDVALAQSRIGLTLTITDNGVGFLTDLPRTESGGLGLLSMKERVALVGGTLSIESAIGTGTRLQASIPLMEEA from the coding sequence ATGAAACAGACAACTCCACAATGGGTTATTTCATCGGGCGTCGCCGCGTTGACGGTCGCGCTCTTGGTAGTCGACCTTCACACGCCGCTAGGCGTGGCCAATCACATCCTGTACCTCGGCCCCGTGCTCCTCTCGTTACTCTCCTCGCAGCGGTCCTATCCGTTCATCATCTCGGGCATCGTCACGGTCCTGATTATCGTCGCAGGGCTTATGAGCGAGAACCCGCATGATCTTCCGCTGTGGGTCCCTATTTCCAATCGCGCGTTTAGCATCTGGGCCATGTGGGTGCCCGTCTGGTATTTCCGTCAACGCCGCGACCACGAACTGCTCCTCCAACGGATGAATACGGAGCTTGAGGAACGCGTGCGGGATCGCACCCGGCAACTCGCCCTGGTGAATGAGGCGCTGGTCGTCGAGATTACGGAGCGCATGCGCACGGAACACTCCCTTGAATTCAGCCGCCGGGAACTCACACGGCTGGCGTCGCAATTGATCCGAGTCCAGGAAGATGAGCGGCGAAGAATTTCCCGCGACCTGCACGATGATATCAACCAGCGGCTCGCGCTTCTGTCCATCGAACTGGAAGGGATTCAGCGGCAACTGCCCGCGCTCACACCGTCACTCACCCAAGCCATCCGGTCGATTTCGGATCGCGTGGCCGAGCTCTCCGAAGATGTGCGGCATCTGGCCTATCACTACCATCCCTCGATCCTCGACGACCTCGGTCTCTCCATCGCCCTACAGCGGCTGGTGGAAGATGTCGGCTCGCGCAACCATCTGGAGACCCGCATCAGCTGCCATGACATGCCGGCCACGCTCTCCCAGGATATCGCAACCGGCCTGTACCGCATCGCGCAGGAAAGTCTGAACAATGTCGTCCGCCATGCGAAGGCCTCGCGGGTCGACGTCGCCTTGGCTCAGTCCAGGATAGGACTGACCTTAACCATTACCGATAATGGCGTCGGGTTTCTCACCGATCTGCCCCGAACTGAATCCGGAGGCCTCGGGTTATTGAGCATGAAAGAACGCGTCGCTCTGGTCGGTGGAACCTTGTCCATCGAATCGGCGATCGGCACCGGCACCAGGCTCCAAGCCAGCATTCCCTTGATGGAGGAAGCGTGA
- a CDS encoding Na-translocating system protein MpsC family protein has translation MTHTAGNRGSLPREKVSNGSTSGADVEYSIMLAVLNFQKDFMQSNYSHIQVRFVKNTIEVDLTRTSPIPAEERLAQTQEGCIQLREMHQALFATGQDRLQKELTEILGEHIYELRTDLDPPTGKSTMVINLLGASEHSIK, from the coding sequence ATGACGCACACGGCTGGAAACAGGGGGAGTCTTCCTCGGGAAAAAGTTTCAAATGGCTCGACGAGCGGGGCCGATGTCGAGTACTCGATTATGCTGGCCGTGCTGAACTTCCAAAAGGATTTCATGCAATCCAACTACTCCCATATCCAGGTTCGGTTCGTGAAGAATACCATCGAGGTCGATCTGACCAGAACCTCCCCCATTCCAGCGGAAGAGCGGCTGGCTCAAACCCAGGAAGGATGCATTCAACTGAGAGAGATGCACCAGGCGCTGTTCGCGACGGGACAAGACCGTTTGCAGAAAGAGCTCACAGAAATCCTTGGCGAACACATTTATGAACTGCGCACCGACCTGGATCCACCTACAGGAAAAAGCACGATGGTGATCAATCTGCTCGGAGCGAGCGAACACTCGATAAAATGA
- a CDS encoding TrmH family RNA methyltransferase, whose protein sequence is MSALLRPLTRAHGSLVRHLLQDKKSRLSEGAFVIEGAHACRDLILSFSQQIISLTVSSRYLEQEDDESRAARNALRATQYSCSDETFEKLSDVDVPQGILAVVHLPKWNERDVLAQQRVLGIYGERLQDPTNVGTIVRTAAGLGLSGVWLSSDSVDCFHPKVVRGTAGAVLALPVFQGAELSFLNASGCVLYAAVVSSPKACDLRSITARAPRSIIAVGNESQGLLPASIAASSHTYSIPLVRGIDSLNVAVAAAISSYHFSGLPVAR, encoded by the coding sequence GTGTCTGCTCTGCTCCGCCCTCTTACTCGTGCGCATGGGTCGTTGGTTCGGCATCTTCTCCAGGACAAGAAGTCACGTCTCAGTGAAGGCGCCTTCGTCATCGAAGGCGCCCACGCCTGTCGCGATCTCATTCTCTCTTTTTCGCAACAGATCATCAGTCTCACTGTTTCCTCCCGATATCTTGAGCAGGAAGACGACGAGAGTCGCGCTGCCAGAAATGCGTTGCGGGCGACGCAATATTCCTGTTCGGATGAGACCTTTGAAAAGCTCTCCGATGTGGATGTGCCGCAGGGGATTCTCGCGGTTGTCCACTTGCCGAAATGGAATGAACGCGACGTGTTGGCTCAGCAGCGAGTGCTGGGTATCTATGGCGAACGTCTACAAGATCCAACGAATGTGGGTACGATCGTTCGGACTGCCGCAGGGCTTGGTTTGTCAGGGGTCTGGCTCAGCTCCGATTCCGTTGACTGTTTTCATCCGAAGGTGGTGCGGGGCACAGCCGGAGCCGTTCTCGCGCTTCCGGTGTTTCAGGGGGCGGAGCTGTCCTTTCTGAACGCGTCAGGCTGCGTGCTCTATGCTGCCGTCGTCTCGTCGCCCAAGGCCTGTGATCTCAGAAGTATTACAGCGCGTGCTCCTCGATCTATCATTGCCGTTGGGAATGAAAGCCAAGGTTTACTCCCTGCATCCATCGCAGCGTCATCGCACACCTATTCAATTCCCCTTGTACGGGGCATTGATTCCCTCAATGTCGCGGTCGCGGCCGCGATTTCGTCGTATCATTTCAGCGGGCTTCCCGTCGCGCGATAA
- a CDS encoding response regulator, which translates to MTKPRVLLADDHTLVLDGYRKLLEGSCDIVGAAEDGRTLLKLAQQFQPDIVTLDISMPHLNGIDAARKLHKDVPNANLIFVTMHADQAYVTEAFKAGAKGYLLKRSAGSELVQAIQAVMSGHNYITPLIAKGLVQSAVTGRTPTMKRGAALTPRQREVLQLVAEGNTVKEIAVALEISPKTVEFHKTQLMDQLNLHTTAELTRYALTHGLISS; encoded by the coding sequence GTGACAAAACCCCGCGTGCTACTTGCTGACGACCATACCTTGGTTCTGGACGGCTACCGCAAATTGCTGGAGGGCTCCTGCGACATCGTCGGCGCCGCCGAAGACGGCCGCACCCTGTTGAAGCTGGCACAGCAATTCCAGCCCGATATCGTGACGCTCGATATTTCCATGCCGCATCTGAATGGGATCGATGCCGCCCGCAAACTGCACAAGGATGTGCCGAACGCCAACCTCATCTTCGTCACGATGCACGCCGACCAGGCCTACGTCACCGAAGCCTTCAAAGCAGGCGCAAAGGGCTATTTGCTGAAGCGGTCCGCCGGATCGGAACTTGTCCAGGCCATCCAGGCCGTCATGAGCGGGCATAACTACATTACGCCGCTGATCGCCAAAGGATTGGTGCAGTCCGCCGTGACCGGTCGGACGCCGACCATGAAACGCGGCGCGGCGCTGACACCCCGCCAGCGGGAAGTCCTCCAATTAGTCGCCGAAGGCAACACCGTGAAGGAAATCGCGGTCGCGTTGGAGATCTCACCCAAAACCGTTGAGTTTCACAAAACACAACTGATGGATCAGCTGAACTTGCACACTACCGCCGAACTCACGCGCTATGCGCTGACCCACGGGCTCATCTCCTCATAA
- a CDS encoding response regulator: protein MTTDPLVRRRILVVDHDDEIRLSVCSQLAQWGFEAEGKDTGLSGLARLAQAGSAPEFAGMLLEMDMPVLGGMAVLQEMKDRHPTVPVIVMAQASHIDKLRNAVRMWAQEYLVKPVDPELLKLKCASVFSGRPHRT, encoded by the coding sequence ATGACGACAGATCCATTAGTCCGTCGGCGCATTCTGGTGGTTGATCATGATGATGAGATCCGGCTGTCTGTATGCAGCCAATTAGCACAGTGGGGATTCGAGGCCGAGGGAAAAGACACCGGCCTATCGGGGCTCGCGCGGCTCGCTCAAGCGGGCTCAGCTCCAGAGTTCGCAGGCATGTTGCTCGAAATGGATATGCCGGTCCTCGGCGGCATGGCCGTCCTCCAGGAAATGAAGGACCGCCACCCAACGGTTCCGGTCATTGTCATGGCCCAGGCGTCCCACATCGACAAGCTCCGGAATGCAGTCAGGATGTGGGCCCAAGAGTACCTTGTGAAACCCGTTGACCCGGAACTCCTGAAACTAAAGTGCGCGTCAGTCTTCTCCGGACGTCCGCACCGAACCTAA
- a CDS encoding alpha-keto acid decarboxylase family protein — MNHPATIGTAVLDRLHGLGVRHIFGIPGDYVLSLYQLIEASPIKHIGTTREDCAGFAADAYARINGIGAACVTYCVGGLNTVNAIACAYAERSPVVLLTGSPGLSERTRTPYMHHMVRDFSTQRDVFEQMTVAAITLDDPLTAEREMDRAFAALLRYRRPIYIEIPRDMVHSPLHGSGKPACIDEALSDAAALAEAIGEVRMMLSAAHRPAILVGAEVGRFGLHDDLAKLVERLNIPIASTLLGKSVIREDHPLYVGVYGGLIGRDEVQQFINESDCLLILGSILSDVEDVDARSPLMTEGRTIHATADRIAVKHHRYEAIRFQDFVRGLGEAPLPSFPSRTLPAPPSPAGPALDPAGPITLRGLFGHLDTILNEQTLVIADVGESLFAAADLHVHRRFEFLSPAYYTSMGFAIPAALGASCADPTLRPIVLVGDGAFQMTGTELSSCVRYGQAPIVIILNNRGYSTEREILEGPFNDIHEWQYERICDLVGGGVGSRVTTQQGFEQRIAAALADSTQVHVLNVLLNPADRSPGMVRLARRLGKKLSTDKP, encoded by the coding sequence ATGAATCATCCTGCAACCATCGGAACGGCCGTCCTCGACCGGCTCCATGGCCTGGGCGTCCGGCACATCTTCGGCATTCCCGGCGACTACGTGCTGTCACTCTATCAATTGATCGAAGCATCGCCCATCAAGCATATCGGGACGACCAGGGAAGACTGCGCGGGATTTGCCGCGGATGCCTACGCTCGCATCAACGGCATCGGCGCCGCCTGTGTCACCTATTGTGTCGGCGGACTCAACACCGTCAATGCCATCGCCTGCGCCTACGCGGAACGATCTCCCGTCGTCCTGCTCACGGGATCACCGGGACTCTCCGAACGCACGCGCACTCCCTACATGCACCATATGGTGAGAGACTTCTCCACCCAGCGGGACGTGTTTGAACAAATGACCGTCGCCGCCATTACGCTCGACGACCCCCTCACGGCCGAACGAGAAATGGACCGCGCCTTTGCCGCCCTGTTGCGATATCGCCGCCCCATCTACATTGAAATCCCGCGAGACATGGTCCATAGCCCGCTCCACGGCAGCGGCAAACCGGCCTGCATCGACGAGGCGCTCAGCGACGCGGCGGCACTGGCCGAAGCCATCGGCGAAGTCCGCATGATGCTGTCGGCCGCGCACCGTCCGGCAATACTGGTCGGCGCGGAAGTCGGACGATTCGGTCTGCACGACGATCTCGCCAAACTAGTTGAGCGGCTGAACATTCCCATTGCCTCCACCTTGCTGGGGAAATCCGTAATTCGAGAAGACCATCCGCTCTATGTGGGCGTATACGGAGGCCTGATCGGACGCGACGAAGTGCAGCAGTTCATCAACGAATCAGACTGCCTCCTGATTCTCGGCTCGATTCTCTCCGATGTCGAAGACGTGGATGCCCGGTCGCCGCTCATGACCGAAGGCCGGACGATTCACGCCACGGCCGACCGTATCGCCGTGAAGCATCATCGATACGAAGCCATCCGGTTTCAGGATTTTGTGCGTGGGCTCGGCGAAGCCCCGCTTCCCAGCTTCCCATCACGGACCCTACCGGCTCCGCCGTCTCCAGCCGGCCCCGCATTAGACCCCGCTGGGCCGATCACGCTGCGCGGCCTATTCGGCCATCTGGACACGATCCTGAACGAACAGACGCTGGTGATCGCGGACGTCGGAGAATCCTTGTTTGCCGCCGCCGATCTGCATGTCCACCGCCGGTTTGAATTCCTCTCCCCCGCCTACTACACCTCCATGGGGTTTGCCATCCCTGCCGCGCTCGGCGCCTCCTGCGCCGATCCGACCCTCCGCCCGATCGTGCTCGTCGGAGACGGAGCCTTTCAGATGACCGGAACGGAACTGTCCAGCTGCGTGCGCTACGGACAAGCCCCGATCGTCATCATTCTCAACAACCGCGGCTACTCCACCGAACGCGAAATCCTCGAAGGCCCGTTCAACGATATTCACGAATGGCAGTATGAACGCATCTGCGATCTGGTAGGCGGAGGCGTAGGCTCCCGTGTCACAACCCAACAGGGCTTTGAACAACGCATCGCCGCCGCGCTGGCCGACTCCACACAGGTGCATGTGCTCAACGTGCTGTTGAATCCAGCCGATCGCTCCCCCGGCATGGTTCGCCTGGCTCGCCGCCTAGGGAAAAAGCTCTCGACGGATAAACCGTAG
- a CDS encoding response regulator transcription factor: MTDRIDMPNTHTILIIDDDPDIRKLLRLALEEAGYGVRDAQEGGAGIAIAKEGRCALAIVDLFMPGKEGLETILTLRREIPWIKLIAMSGGSSRADLLAVATSFGADQIIHKPYEIDALLASIGTLLPKP; encoded by the coding sequence ATGACCGACAGAATTGATATGCCGAACACTCACACGATTCTTATCATCGACGACGATCCCGACATTCGCAAGCTCCTTCGTCTCGCACTTGAAGAAGCCGGTTATGGCGTTCGAGACGCTCAAGAGGGCGGCGCCGGCATCGCTATTGCCAAGGAAGGGCGATGCGCACTGGCGATTGTGGACCTCTTCATGCCCGGTAAAGAAGGGCTCGAAACCATTCTGACTTTGCGGCGAGAAATCCCGTGGATCAAACTGATCGCCATGAGCGGCGGAAGCAGCCGGGCCGACCTCTTGGCTGTGGCCACTTCGTTCGGCGCCGATCAGATCATCCACAAACCCTATGAGATCGACGCATTGCTGGCATCGATCGGCACCCTGCTCCCAAAACCATGA
- a CDS encoding class I SAM-dependent rRNA methyltransferase: MTIQTDASTARVTLLHQMGREGPGHLWLYAGHVAKIEGQPVAGDVVDVVTPAGRFYGRGFYNPESKIRVRFLTFDDIPIDEPFWLERMRQAVRLRQRIVTNSTAYRLIHGEGDRLPGLIVDRYDQALVMQTLAFGMDRRKAMLADLLAEVTGLKTIYLRNDPKSRTLEGLPLERGFAKGSGATTVEITEGQAIFRVDMESGQKTGWFCDQRENRLAAARYANGAEVLEAFCHTGAFGIHAALAGAVSVEGLDVSEDSLVIAREHARRNRVESRCHYRAGDAFDELRALIKTGKRYDMVMLDPPAFARSQQAVPKALTGYKDINLLGIRLTKPEGFLVTSSCSHHISDMQFWDAIRLAARDAKREVRLIEQRGQSGDHPILASMPETRYLKCLILQIF, from the coding sequence ATGACAATACAAACTGATGCATCCACCGCTCGCGTGACGTTACTTCATCAGATGGGGAGGGAAGGGCCCGGCCATCTCTGGCTCTATGCCGGTCATGTGGCGAAGATCGAGGGCCAGCCGGTTGCCGGTGATGTGGTCGATGTGGTCACGCCCGCCGGACGATTCTATGGCCGGGGGTTCTATAACCCGGAGTCCAAGATTCGGGTTCGTTTTCTGACCTTTGACGACATTCCGATCGATGAGCCGTTTTGGCTTGAGCGGATGCGTCAGGCGGTGCGTCTGCGGCAGCGGATCGTGACGAATTCGACGGCGTACCGGCTCATCCATGGGGAAGGCGACCGCCTGCCGGGATTAATCGTGGATCGGTACGATCAGGCGCTGGTGATGCAGACGCTGGCCTTCGGGATGGATCGCCGGAAAGCGATGCTGGCCGATTTGCTCGCGGAGGTCACCGGTTTGAAGACGATTTATCTGAGAAATGATCCGAAAAGCCGGACACTTGAGGGATTGCCGCTGGAGCGGGGATTCGCGAAAGGGAGCGGAGCGACGACCGTCGAAATTACGGAGGGGCAGGCGATTTTCCGTGTCGATATGGAGTCCGGACAAAAGACCGGGTGGTTTTGCGATCAACGGGAAAATCGATTAGCGGCGGCGCGGTATGCGAACGGCGCTGAGGTGCTGGAGGCATTCTGTCATACGGGTGCGTTCGGGATTCATGCGGCGCTGGCCGGTGCCGTATCGGTCGAAGGGCTGGATGTCAGCGAAGACTCCCTGGTGATTGCGCGGGAGCATGCGCGTCGGAATCGTGTCGAGTCTCGTTGTCACTATCGCGCGGGTGATGCATTCGACGAACTGCGTGCATTGATCAAGACCGGAAAACGCTACGATATGGTCATGCTCGATCCTCCGGCGTTTGCCAGGAGCCAACAGGCGGTGCCCAAGGCGCTCACCGGGTATAAGGACATCAATCTGCTTGGAATCAGGCTCACCAAACCGGAAGGCTTTCTGGTGACGAGTTCCTGTTCGCACCACATCTCAGACATGCAGTTTTGGGATGCGATCCGTCTGGCGGCACGCGACGCCAAGCGCGAAGTCCGATTGATTGAGCAGCGTGGACAGAGTGGCGATCATCCGATCCTGGCGAGCATGCCGGAGACGCGCTATCTGAAGTGCCTCATCCTGCAAATCTTCTAG
- a CDS encoding isocitrate dehydrogenase: MPTLTEIAKATKKKREVTLVGIDMYIITEKGIPKFDEIGAFKCEFISNRGTKVWPGFVSPDLLQVNWYRCRFMATKNVQDADVNAFLDALTKKGWWWSAAQKLWNYDGEPGFSKAY; this comes from the coding sequence ATGCCAACGTTAACGGAAATCGCGAAAGCGACAAAGAAGAAGAGAGAGGTCACACTCGTCGGAATCGATATGTACATCATCACTGAGAAAGGCATCCCGAAATTCGATGAGATCGGAGCCTTTAAATGTGAATTCATTTCGAACCGCGGCACGAAGGTCTGGCCCGGGTTTGTGAGCCCCGATCTGCTGCAGGTCAATTGGTACCGCTGCCGGTTCATGGCCACCAAGAATGTGCAGGACGCGGACGTCAATGCGTTCCTGGACGCCCTGACGAAGAAGGGTTGGTGGTGGTCTGCGGCTCAGAAGCTGTGGAACTACGACGGCGAGCCAGGTTTCAGTAAGGCCTACTAG
- a CDS encoding helix-turn-helix domain-containing protein has protein sequence MPIGALIQAWRLSRNQSIETLSKTAGISTSQLEDIETDQTDPSSATIESLATALRIPPSWLFDTPKSFDCLFNESGDDEPPPPDHTDPVTERILTGSRLDRSLYVMLTALMQAGDPKLLRAAEMSLRSLVKQSRQATVPWQQRPSGHFEPPSD, from the coding sequence ATGCCGATCGGTGCACTCATACAGGCCTGGAGACTCTCTCGAAACCAGTCAATTGAAACCCTTTCAAAGACTGCCGGCATCTCGACTAGTCAGCTCGAAGACATCGAGACCGATCAGACCGATCCTTCCTCAGCAACCATTGAATCACTCGCAACTGCCCTGCGCATTCCACCCTCATGGCTGTTTGATACACCCAAATCGTTTGATTGCCTGTTCAACGAGTCCGGCGACGATGAGCCCCCACCTCCAGACCACACCGATCCCGTCACCGAACGCATTCTGACCGGCTCACGTTTGGATCGATCGCTGTATGTCATGTTGACGGCGCTGATGCAGGCAGGCGATCCGAAACTGCTACGCGCGGCAGAAATGAGTCTCCGCAGTCTCGTCAAGCAATCACGGCAAGCCACTGTCCCCTGGCAACAGCGCCCTTCGGGGCATTTCGAACCACCCAGCGACTAA
- a CDS encoding response regulator transcription factor, translating into MRRTRILLADDHPQIRELLRIILEPEFKVVGAVEDGETLLQYAQSLQPDVIISDIDMPKIDGLQAARTLKDVAPHIRIIFLTAHAAPSYKASAFAAGAAGYLIKGATTDLTGSLRSLIGDVHTQNRAPHAVPIQPSPAVLRQDR; encoded by the coding sequence ATGAGACGGACTCGCATCTTGCTGGCAGACGATCATCCGCAAATCCGTGAACTCCTCCGCATCATTCTGGAACCGGAGTTTAAAGTCGTGGGTGCCGTGGAGGATGGCGAAACGCTCTTGCAATATGCCCAGAGCTTGCAACCCGATGTCATCATTTCCGATATTGATATGCCCAAAATAGACGGTCTCCAAGCGGCCCGGACCCTGAAAGATGTCGCGCCGCACATACGCATCATCTTTCTGACCGCCCACGCCGCACCGTCTTACAAGGCCTCCGCCTTTGCGGCGGGAGCCGCCGGCTATCTCATTAAAGGAGCCACGACGGATTTAACCGGCTCATTGCGGTCTCTGATCGGCGACGTTCACACACAGAACCGTGCGCCACATGCGGTGCCGATACAACCATCGCCGGCGGTCCTGCGCCAAGACCGATAA
- a CDS encoding isocitrate/isopropylmalate dehydrogenase family protein, translating to MGTQHVVTMLPGEGTGPEICEAVRLVIDASGVDIKWEYEEIGLDCLEKHGTLLPDKTVQAIAKNKIALKGPTTTPIGTGHKSANVTLRKVFDLYANVRPAKLIPVLKRPWDKIDILNFRENTEDCYAAIEHMVSDEVAQCLKVITWPGSYRIADFAFKWAKANGRKKVYCVHKANIMKMTDGLFLDAFREVAKQYPDMESGDIIVDNCCMQLVRNPAQFDCLVLPNLYGDILTDLCAGLVGGLGFAPGANVGDGCAIFEAVHGSAPKYAGLKKVNPSAVLVSGIMMLRWLKEDAAAARIEKAMFAVLDERKHVTYDVGGTATTDEYAQAIVDKMHAKA from the coding sequence TGTTACCGGGAGAGGGCACCGGCCCTGAAATTTGCGAAGCGGTCCGGCTGGTGATCGATGCGAGCGGCGTCGATATCAAATGGGAGTATGAGGAGATCGGACTGGACTGCTTGGAGAAACACGGCACGCTGCTGCCTGACAAGACGGTCCAAGCCATCGCCAAAAATAAGATCGCGTTGAAAGGCCCCACGACCACGCCCATCGGAACCGGTCACAAGAGCGCGAATGTGACACTCCGAAAGGTGTTCGACCTCTATGCGAATGTGCGGCCGGCGAAATTAATCCCGGTGCTCAAACGGCCCTGGGATAAGATCGACATTCTGAATTTTCGCGAGAACACCGAAGACTGCTATGCCGCCATCGAGCATATGGTGTCGGACGAAGTCGCGCAATGTTTGAAAGTCATTACCTGGCCAGGCTCCTATCGCATTGCGGACTTTGCGTTTAAGTGGGCCAAAGCCAACGGGCGCAAGAAGGTCTACTGCGTCCACAAGGCCAACATCATGAAGATGACCGACGGACTCTTTCTCGATGCCTTTCGGGAAGTCGCCAAGCAATATCCCGACATGGAGTCCGGCGACATCATCGTGGATAACTGCTGCATGCAGCTGGTGAGAAATCCGGCTCAGTTCGACTGCCTCGTGCTGCCGAATCTCTACGGCGACATCCTGACGGACCTCTGCGCGGGGCTGGTGGGAGGTTTGGGATTTGCGCCGGGCGCCAATGTCGGCGATGGCTGCGCGATCTTCGAAGCGGTACACGGCTCAGCGCCGAAATACGCCGGCCTGAAAAAGGTCAATCCTTCGGCCGTGCTGGTCTCAGGCATCATGATGCTTCGCTGGTTAAAAGAGGATGCGGCCGCGGCCCGGATCGAGAAGGCCATGTTCGCCGTGCTCGACGAACGAAAGCACGTAACGTACGACGTCGGCGGCACGGCAACCACAGACGAGTATGCGCAAGCGATCGTGGACAAAATGCACGCGAAGGCCTGA